The Miscanthus floridulus cultivar M001 chromosome 7, ASM1932011v1, whole genome shotgun sequence genome includes a region encoding these proteins:
- the LOC136464849 gene encoding 3-ketoacyl-CoA thiolase 2, peroxisomal-like, with the protein MEKAIDRQRVLLAHLLPSASPSAFSSTQPQLEASACAAGDSAAYQRTSSFGDDVVVVAAYRTPICKAKRGGFKDTYPEDLLTVVLKAVLDNTRINPADIGDIVVGTVLGPSSQRAIECRTAALFAGFPETVPVRTVNRQCSSGLQAVADVAAAIKAGYYDIGIGAGFESMSISSTGWEGQVNPKISAFQKAQDCLLPMGITSENVAHRYGVTRQEQDQAAVSSSLNMDFYRRAAAAMASGKFKDEIVPVPTKIVDPKTGEEKKVVISVDDGIRPGTTASGLAKLKPVFKKDGTTTAGNSSQVSDGAGAVLLMKRSVALKRGLPILGVFRSFAAVGVDPAVMGVGPAVAIPAAVKSAGLEIGDIDLFELNEAFASQFTYCCNKLGLDRSKVNVNGGAIALGHPVGATGARCVATLLNEMKRRGRDCRFGVVTMCIGSGMGAAAVFERGDAVDGLSNVRDTQTHNFLSRDAK; encoded by the exons ATGGAGAAGGCGATCGATCGGCAACGGGTCCTCCTGGCGCACCTCCTCCCTTCCGCGTCCCCCTCCGCCTTCTCCTCCACGCAGCCTCAGCTTGAG GCATCGGCGTGCGCGGCCGGGGACAGCGCCGCGTACCAGAGGACCTCCTCCTTCGGGGACGATGTCGTCGTCGTCGC TGCGTACCGGACGCCGATATGCAAGGCCAAGCGAGGAGGCTTCAAGGACACGTACCCAGAGGACCTCCTCACTGTTGTTCTCAAG GCTGTTCTGGACAACACTAGAATCAATCCAGCTGACATTGGTGACATTGTGGTTGGTACGGTGCTCGGTCCTAGTTCCCAGCGTGCGATCGAGTGCAGGACGGCTGCGTTGTTTGCTGGATTCCCTG AAACCGTTCCCGTTAGAACTGTCAACCGCCAGTGTTCATCTGGGCTACAGGCAGTAGCCGATGTCGCGGCTGCTATAAAGGCTGGTTACTATGACATAG GGATTGGTGCTGGTTTTGAATCCATGTCCATAAGTTCCACGGGTTGGGAAGGGCAAGTTAACCCAAAA ATAAGTGCATTCCAGAAAGCACAGGATTGTCTTCTGCCCATGGGAATTACTTCTGAAAATGTGGCCCATCGATATGGTGTAACCAGGCAAGAGCAAGACCAGGCCGCTGTGAGTTCCTCATTAAACATGGACT TCTATAGGAGAGCTGCTGCAGCCATGGCTTCTGGAAAATTCAAGGATGAGATCGTCCCCGTGCCAACAAAA ATTGTTGATCCTAAAACTGGAGAGGAGAAGAAAGTTGTGATATCAGTTGATGATGGGATTAGGCCAGGGACCACAGCATCTGGGTTGGCAAAACTTAAACCAGTTTTTAAAAAGGATGGGACTACAACTGCAG GCAATTCTAGTCAAGTGAGTGATGGTGCTGGAGCTGTTCTTCTCATGAAAAGATCTGTGGCTCTGAAGAGAGGGCTTCCTATTCTTGGTGTTTTCAG GAGCTTTGCCGCTGTTGGAGTGGATCCAGCTGTTATGGGCGTTGGTCCTGCTGTGGCCATTCCTGCTGCAGTGAAGTCTGCTGGCCTTGAGATTGGAGACATTGATCTGTTTGAACTGAATGAG GCCTTTGCCTCTCAATTTACTTATTGCTGCAACAAGTTGGGGCTGGACCGTTCCAAAGTAAATGTAAACGGAGGCGCGATTGCCCTTGGACACCCTGTGGGTGCAACAG GTGCCCGGTGTGTGGCTACTCTTCTAAATGAAATGAAGCGCCGGGGCAGAGACTGCAGATTTGGTGTTGTCACCATGTGTATCG GATCTGGAATGGGGGCAGCAGCTGTGTTCGAGCGGGGAGACGCTGTGGATGGACTCTCCAACGTGAGGGACACCCAGACACATAATTTTCTGTCTAGGGATGCAAAGTAG
- the LOC136464847 gene encoding GTPase-activating protein gyp1-like isoform X2 gives MSGGGGSPNNTEWRFNQTLRNVQGMLKGRSFPGKVLLTRRSEPLSPPDYSPRFESEHDEDERKEGSQEGEGQASGNSFDSASSKKSNLLSTSSSNSLPDAQGLVSGARATDSARIAKFTTELSRTAVILDKLRELSWSGVPPYMRPNVWRLLLGYAPPNKDRREGVLTRKRLEYVECVSQYYDIPDSERSDEEITMLRQIAVDCPRTVPDVTFFQNPQIQKSLERILYTWAIRHPASGYVQGINDLVTPFLVVFLSEHLEGNMDTWSVDNLSAQDISNIEADCYWCLSKFLDGMQDHYTFAQPGIQRLVFRLKELVRRIDEPVSKHIEEQGLEFLQFAFRWFNCLLIREVPFHLVTRLWDTYLAEGDYLPDFLVYISASFLLTWSDKLQKLDFQEMVMFLQHLPTRTWAHHELEMVLSRAYMWHTMFKSSPSHLAS, from the exons atgagcggcggcggcgggagcccCAACAACACGGAGTGGCGCTTCAACCAGACCCTCCGCAACGTGCAAGG AATGCTCAAAGGACGCAGCTTTCCTGGGAAGGTTTTGCTAACCCGGCGATCTGAGCCTCTTTCCCCTCCTGATTATTCTCCAAGATTTGAGAGTGAGCACGACGAAGATGAGCGCAAGGAGGGTTCTCAGGAG GGAGAAGGTCAAGCGTCTGGAAATTCATTTGACAGTGCAAGTTCAAAGAAATCAAATCTCCTgtcaacaagtagttcaaattcaTTGCCAGATGCCCAAGGGCTAGTTTCTGGGGCTAGAGCTACTGATTCTGCAAGAATTGCTAAATTCACAACGGAACTATCTAGGACAGCTGTTATATTAG ACAAACTGCGTGAATTATCTTGGAGCGGCGTGCCCCCATATATGCGACCTAATGTATGGAGGCTTCTTTTG GGATATGCACCGCCTAATAAAGATAGACGAGAAGGTGTTCTAACAAGGAAAAGACTGGAGTACGTGGAATGTGTTTCTCAATACTATGATATTCCGGATAGTGAACGCTCAGATGAAGAAATTACTATGCTTCGCCAG ATTGCAGTTGATTGCCCAAGAACTGTACCTGATGTTACATTTTTTCAGAATCCTCAGATTCAGAAATCTCTTGAGCGCATTTTGTATACATG GGCTATTCGTCACCCAGCAAGCGGCTACGTCCAAGGAATAAATGACCTTGTTACACCCTTCTTGGTTGTGTTCTTATCAGAGCACCTAGAGGGCAACATGGACACTTGGTCTGTGGACAATCTTTCAGCACAGGATATTTCTAACATAGAAGCAGACTGTTATTGGTGTCTCTCGAAGTTTCTTGACGGAATGCAGGATCATTACACCTTTGCGCAACCAGGAATTCAGCGCCTTGTTTTTagattgaaggaactagttcgtcGTATAGATG AACCTGTATCCAAGCACATTGAAGAACAAGGATTAGAGTTTCTTCAATTTGCCTTCCGTTGGTTCAACTGCCTTCTGATACGAGAG GTACCTTTTCATCTTGTAACACGCCTGTGGGATACATACCTTGCTGAAGGAGACTATCTACCAGATTTTCTTGTGTACATATCGGCTAGTTTTTTGTTGACT TGGTCGGACAAGCTGCAGAAGCTGGATTTTCAAGAGATGGTGATGTTCCTTCAGCACCTTCCCACAAGGACCTGGGCGCACCACGAGCTCGAGATGGTCCTCTCGAGGGCGTACATGTGGCACACGATGTTCAAAAGCTCTCCCAGCCACCTTGCCAGCTAG
- the LOC136464847 gene encoding GTPase-activating protein gyp1-like isoform X1 yields the protein MSGGGGSPNNTEWRFNQTLRNVQGMLKGRSFPGKVLLTRRSEPLSPPDYSPRFESEHDEDERKEGSQEGEGQASGNSFDSASSKKSNLLSTSSSNSLPDAQGLVSGARATDSARIAKFTTELSRTAVILDKLRELSWSGVPPYMRPNVWRLLLGYAPPNKDRREGVLTRKRLEYVECVSQYYDIPDSERSDEEITMLRQIAVDCPRTVPDVTFFQNPQIQKSLERILYTWAIRHPASGYVQGINDLVTPFLVVFLSEHLEGNMDTWSVDNLSAQDISNIEADCYWCLSKFLDGMQDHYTFAQPGIQRLVFRLKELVRRIDEPVSKHIEEQGLEFLQFAFRWFNCLLIREVCLVTLDVIFLIHTTKLPICLISLQVPFHLVTRLWDTYLAEGDYLPDFLVYISASFLLTWSDKLQKLDFQEMVMFLQHLPTRTWAHHELEMVLSRAYMWHTMFKSSPSHLAS from the exons atgagcggcggcggcgggagcccCAACAACACGGAGTGGCGCTTCAACCAGACCCTCCGCAACGTGCAAGG AATGCTCAAAGGACGCAGCTTTCCTGGGAAGGTTTTGCTAACCCGGCGATCTGAGCCTCTTTCCCCTCCTGATTATTCTCCAAGATTTGAGAGTGAGCACGACGAAGATGAGCGCAAGGAGGGTTCTCAGGAG GGAGAAGGTCAAGCGTCTGGAAATTCATTTGACAGTGCAAGTTCAAAGAAATCAAATCTCCTgtcaacaagtagttcaaattcaTTGCCAGATGCCCAAGGGCTAGTTTCTGGGGCTAGAGCTACTGATTCTGCAAGAATTGCTAAATTCACAACGGAACTATCTAGGACAGCTGTTATATTAG ACAAACTGCGTGAATTATCTTGGAGCGGCGTGCCCCCATATATGCGACCTAATGTATGGAGGCTTCTTTTG GGATATGCACCGCCTAATAAAGATAGACGAGAAGGTGTTCTAACAAGGAAAAGACTGGAGTACGTGGAATGTGTTTCTCAATACTATGATATTCCGGATAGTGAACGCTCAGATGAAGAAATTACTATGCTTCGCCAG ATTGCAGTTGATTGCCCAAGAACTGTACCTGATGTTACATTTTTTCAGAATCCTCAGATTCAGAAATCTCTTGAGCGCATTTTGTATACATG GGCTATTCGTCACCCAGCAAGCGGCTACGTCCAAGGAATAAATGACCTTGTTACACCCTTCTTGGTTGTGTTCTTATCAGAGCACCTAGAGGGCAACATGGACACTTGGTCTGTGGACAATCTTTCAGCACAGGATATTTCTAACATAGAAGCAGACTGTTATTGGTGTCTCTCGAAGTTTCTTGACGGAATGCAGGATCATTACACCTTTGCGCAACCAGGAATTCAGCGCCTTGTTTTTagattgaaggaactagttcgtcGTATAGATG AACCTGTATCCAAGCACATTGAAGAACAAGGATTAGAGTTTCTTCAATTTGCCTTCCGTTGGTTCAACTGCCTTCTGATACGAGAGGTTTGTCTTGTAACACTTGATGTGATATTTCTTATACACACCACAAAATTGCCAATCTGTCTCATATCATTGCAGGTACCTTTTCATCTTGTAACACGCCTGTGGGATACATACCTTGCTGAAGGAGACTATCTACCAGATTTTCTTGTGTACATATCGGCTAGTTTTTTGTTGACT TGGTCGGACAAGCTGCAGAAGCTGGATTTTCAAGAGATGGTGATGTTCCTTCAGCACCTTCCCACAAGGACCTGGGCGCACCACGAGCTCGAGATGGTCCTCTCGAGGGCGTACATGTGGCACACGATGTTCAAAAGCTCTCCCAGCCACCTTGCCAGCTAG